One Candidatus Schekmanbacteria bacterium genomic window carries:
- the folK gene encoding 2-amino-4-hydroxy-6-hydroxymethyldihydropteridine diphosphokinase — MNKVYLSLGSNCGNKEENLNSAIEEISKIKNTEVKKISSKYLTEPYGYESSQWFLNCAVLIETSLLPDELLEALSSIEKKYGRTKERESGKDRTIDIDILLYENKIINERNLEVPHPRMCERRFVLEPLSEIASEIIHPVNGKKISHLLQICKDSKKVLKK, encoded by the coding sequence ATGAATAAAGTTTATCTCAGTCTCGGGTCAAACTGCGGGAATAAAGAAGAAAACTTAAACTCTGCCATTGAAGAAATATCCAAGATAAAAAATACAGAGGTCAAAAAGATATCATCAAAATATTTGACTGAGCCGTATGGTTACGAAAGCTCTCAATGGTTCTTGAACTGCGCAGTCCTTATTGAAACTTCATTATTACCGGATGAGCTTTTAGAAGCCCTTTCCAGTATTGAAAAAAAATATGGTAGAACAAAGGAAAGAGAATCAGGTAAGGATAGGACGATTGATATTGATATTCTGCTCTATGAAAATAAAATAATAAATGAAAGGAATTTGGAAGTGCCTCATCCAAGAATGTGTGAAAGGAGATTTGTTCTCGAACCGTTGTCAGAAATTGCGTCTGAAATTATTCATCCTGTCAATGGAAAAAAGATTTCACATTTGCTTCAAATATGCAAAGATAGTAAAAAGGTATTGAAAAAATAA